In Desulfopila inferna, a single genomic region encodes these proteins:
- a CDS encoding BON domain-containing protein, with amino-acid sequence MLVKKSPIILTLILLVFFIPMMSGCYTPAGRSAGEVIDDSTIATKVKAKLFDSSELSGFAINVDTFEQVVTLTGAVETEQQRELATEIAESVKGVQSVNNLLGLK; translated from the coding sequence ATGTTGGTGAAAAAAAGTCCGATTATTCTTACGCTTATACTGCTTGTCTTCTTTATTCCTATGATGTCGGGGTGTTATACTCCTGCAGGGCGCAGCGCCGGAGAGGTTATCGATGACTCCACAATTGCGACAAAAGTCAAAGCGAAGCTCTTTGATTCCAGTGAGCTGAGTGGGTTTGCCATCAATGTCGATACCTTCGAGCAGGTGGTAACCCTGACAGGTGCCGTTGAAACTGAACAACAAAGGGAATTGGCTACGGAGATTGCCGAATCGGTGAAAGGAGTACAGAGTGTAAATAATCTCCTTGGCCTTAAGTAA